The proteins below come from a single Gimesia alba genomic window:
- a CDS encoding TolC family protein produces the protein MNSFIARVKLLLAAVVMLGPGCSHFLDQNSLQDEFVENEEIYQRALTEIEYPNVEEVDEGDTIGTQAPAMLSSSATPDYWDLTLEQAMHLALQHSKVLGDVGGVSLNTPAALHTKYDPAITEADPRYGVEGALSAYDTTLSASTFFEKNDKALNNVFFGGGTRLLRQDAMVIQAQLTKRAMTGTEFTLRDYIDYDANNSPGNQFPHAYQNNIEMEFRHPLLRGGGIDFNQLAGPSNTPGVVNGVIIARINTDISLGEFEISVRDLVSDVENAYWDLYYGYRDLDAKIMARDSALETWRRIRALYENGRRGGEAEKEAQAREQYFRYQAEVENALSGRLLNGTHTNNGSQGGTFQSNHGVYVAERRLRMLLGIPINDGRLIRPADEPSLARVEFDWEETLVEALDRRPEIRRQRWQIKKRELELQANKNFLLPELDLIGRYRWRGFGRNYLAEGNDTGRFDGALNNLFDGDFQEWQLGLELSVPLGKRQAHAAMRHAELQLARDRAILHEQERTIVQSLSNAIADVDRAYSVLQTTFNRRHAARQEVAAVQAAYESDNATLDLLLESQRRQAEADGSYYRSLVEYSLAVKNVQFEKGSLLAYNSIYLEEGRWPEKAYADAAERERLRGRVRTMAQAPSYTGNLDQGVFPQLLVPGDIPAEQPQPTPEPMPENFVPPVPGVNSEAAVQSFDEKIQSIDFNVPPEPQNPIQNLEGTQNSNEPAQRFESELPLAPGPKPNFQPDLQDAFLGADVSTPVASPPAIQQAEQNFQPDMRADEPPSLRTARQNQVLEFPVRSGSGAQDPFEGVRSTGPRWEPVPIPATKRRNLRDFSDQVRRFPLKETD, from the coding sequence ATGAATTCTTTCATAGCCCGAGTGAAGCTTCTGTTAGCAGCAGTCGTCATGCTGGGCCCAGGGTGCAGCCATTTCCTGGATCAGAATTCGCTGCAAGATGAATTCGTGGAAAACGAAGAAATCTATCAGCGCGCTCTGACGGAGATTGAATATCCGAATGTGGAAGAAGTCGATGAAGGTGATACGATTGGCACACAGGCTCCTGCCATGCTTTCCAGTTCAGCAACGCCCGACTATTGGGACCTGACGCTCGAACAGGCCATGCATCTGGCATTGCAGCATTCAAAAGTTCTGGGTGATGTAGGCGGAGTTTCCTTAAACACGCCAGCTGCCCTGCATACAAAATATGATCCTGCAATTACAGAAGCGGATCCGCGCTATGGTGTCGAAGGTGCTTTAAGTGCCTACGATACGACGCTGTCTGCCAGTACGTTTTTTGAGAAAAATGACAAAGCGTTAAACAACGTCTTCTTCGGCGGGGGAACACGTTTGTTACGACAGGATGCGATGGTGATTCAGGCGCAATTAACGAAACGCGCCATGACCGGGACCGAATTTACGCTACGTGATTACATTGACTACGACGCGAACAATTCTCCTGGTAACCAGTTTCCGCATGCGTATCAGAACAACATCGAAATGGAATTTCGTCATCCCCTGTTACGTGGTGGTGGCATTGATTTTAATCAACTGGCAGGCCCGAGTAACACACCCGGTGTGGTTAACGGGGTGATCATTGCCCGCATTAATACTGATATCAGTCTGGGAGAGTTTGAAATCTCTGTCCGTGATCTGGTGAGTGATGTTGAGAATGCCTACTGGGATCTATACTACGGTTATCGTGATCTGGATGCCAAGATCATGGCCCGCGATTCTGCCTTAGAAACCTGGCGGAGAATTCGTGCGTTATATGAAAACGGGCGGCGTGGCGGAGAAGCTGAGAAAGAAGCACAGGCTCGCGAACAATACTTCCGTTATCAGGCTGAAGTAGAAAACGCCTTGAGTGGCCGGTTGTTAAATGGAACACACACCAACAATGGTAGTCAGGGCGGCACATTCCAAAGTAATCACGGCGTGTATGTCGCTGAACGTCGCTTGCGAATGCTGTTGGGAATTCCCATCAATGATGGTCGATTAATTCGTCCCGCCGACGAACCTTCACTGGCACGGGTTGAATTTGACTGGGAAGAAACCTTGGTCGAAGCGCTGGATCGTCGACCGGAAATTCGCCGTCAACGCTGGCAAATCAAAAAAAGAGAACTGGAACTGCAAGCGAATAAGAACTTCCTGTTGCCCGAACTGGATTTGATTGGCCGATATCGTTGGCGTGGCTTCGGTCGCAATTATCTGGCCGAAGGAAATGACACCGGACGGTTTGATGGTGCCCTGAATAACCTGTTTGATGGCGATTTTCAGGAATGGCAATTGGGGTTAGAACTATCGGTACCTTTGGGAAAACGCCAGGCACACGCAGCCATGCGTCATGCCGAATTACAATTGGCCCGCGATCGCGCCATTCTGCATGAACAGGAACGAACTATCGTACAAAGCTTAAGTAATGCCATCGCCGATGTGGATCGTGCGTATTCCGTTTTGCAAACAACTTTTAATCGTCGTCATGCTGCCAGACAGGAAGTGGCAGCAGTACAGGCGGCTTACGAATCGGATAACGCGACACTGGATCTGCTGCTAGAATCACAACGCCGTCAGGCTGAAGCGGATGGAAGCTATTATCGGTCGTTGGTCGAATACTCGCTGGCCGTCAAGAATGTCCAGTTTGAAAAAGGCTCTTTGCTCGCATACAACAGCATTTATCTGGAAGAGGGGCGTTGGCCTGAGAAAGCGTATGCTGATGCTGCCGAGCGGGAGCGTTTACGAGGACGTGTCCGAACAATGGCTCAGGCGCCGTCCTATACCGGCAACCTGGATCAGGGTGTCTTTCCACAACTGCTTGTTCCAGGCGATATTCCTGCGGAACAGCCGCAACCAACACCCGAACCAATGCCAGAAAATTTTGTCCCTCCGGTGCCTGGCGTGAACAGTGAAGCCGCCGTGCAATCATTTGATGAGAAAATTCAATCGATCGATTTCAATGTGCCACCGGAACCGCAGAATCCGATTCAGAATCTGGAAGGAACACAGAACAGCAACGAGCCCGCGCAGCGATTTGAATCTGAGCTCCCTTTGGCTCCGGGACCGAAACCGAATTTCCAGCCCGACTTGCAGGATGCCTTTTTGGGTGCGGATGTGTCGACTCCGGTCGCCTCTCCTCCTGCAATCCAGCAGGCAGAACAAAATTTTCAGCCTGATATGAGAGCTGATGAACCTCCGAGTTTGAGGACAGCACGCCAGAACCAAGTACTGGAGTTTCCCGTCAGAAGCGGTTCAGGTGCGCAGGACCCATTCGAAGGAGTTAGGAGTACGGGGCCTCGCTGGGAGCCAGTACCCATTCCTGCAACAAAACGGCGGAATTTGAGGGACTTTTCTGATCAGGTACGGCGTTTTCCTTTAAAAGAGACTGACTAG
- a CDS encoding DUF58 domain-containing protein, which yields MLSSDAPLSDPTALARFGKLEVVTRLIVEGFMMGQHKSPYKGASVEFVEHRQYYPGDEIRHIDWRAYGKTGKYYVKEFEEETNLRCYLLLDCSGSMAYAGKTLSKFDYARQLAAALGYLLLSQRDAVGLITFDKARRDFIEPSANPKNFGQMLEILENAKPRHETAISTVLNEVQPLIKRRSLVVLISDCFDEPEALTTTLKQLRHDRHEVLLFQVVTPEEEEFPFSKPTQFRSLERSGHHQLVDPHQLRARYLEQYQEFCDTLSRQCGSVKVDYLKYRTTDPYHLALGAFLNQRTRPGRK from the coding sequence ATGCTCTCCTCTGATGCACCACTGTCTGACCCGACTGCGCTGGCTCGCTTTGGCAAGCTGGAAGTGGTCACGCGGTTGATCGTCGAAGGCTTTATGATGGGGCAGCACAAAAGCCCTTATAAGGGGGCAAGTGTCGAATTCGTAGAGCATCGGCAGTATTATCCCGGCGATGAAATTAGACACATCGACTGGCGAGCCTATGGCAAGACCGGAAAGTATTACGTCAAAGAGTTTGAAGAAGAGACCAATTTACGCTGCTATTTGCTACTCGATTGTTCCGGCAGCATGGCGTACGCGGGTAAGACGCTCAGTAAGTTTGATTACGCTCGTCAGTTAGCGGCGGCGCTGGGATATTTATTGTTGAGCCAGCGTGACGCGGTCGGTCTGATTACGTTTGATAAGGCGCGGCGTGATTTTATTGAACCCTCGGCGAATCCGAAGAACTTTGGTCAGATGCTGGAAATTCTGGAGAATGCCAAGCCGCGGCATGAAACGGCCATCTCCACTGTCTTGAATGAAGTTCAGCCTTTGATCAAACGCCGCAGTCTGGTAGTGTTGATTTCTGATTGTTTTGATGAGCCGGAAGCATTAACGACTACGTTAAAACAGTTACGACATGACCGCCATGAAGTACTTCTGTTTCAAGTGGTGACGCCGGAAGAAGAAGAGTTCCCATTCAGCAAACCGACGCAGTTCCGCAGCCTGGAACGAAGCGGCCATCATCAACTGGTTGATCCCCACCAGCTCAGGGCACGCTATCTGGAGCAGTATCAGGAATTTTGTGATACGTTGTCCCGGCAGTGTGGCTCAGTTAAAGTGGATTATCTCAAGTACCGGACGACTGATCCGTACCACCTGGCGTTGGGGGCCTTTCTGAATCAGCGAACGCGACCCGGACGAAAGTGA
- a CDS encoding 3-keto-disaccharide hydrolase, which produces MTMRSMKRVATMCAVLLAVSALNFAAAGEGKLNQPPKGYKALFNGKDLSGWKGLVGNPKTRAKMSPEELAKAQKKADQEMRDHWNVVDGVLVFDGKGKSLCTAKDYKNFDMLVDWKIKKDGDSGIYLRGSPQVQIWDPAVKAANGVGSGGLYNNKKNPDKPLLTADNPVGEWNTFRIKMVGEKVSVWLNGKLVVDNTTLENYWERDKPIYETGQIELQNHGNTLYFRNVFIKELD; this is translated from the coding sequence ATGACTATGAGATCTATGAAACGCGTCGCAACAATGTGTGCTGTGCTGCTGGCTGTTTCCGCCTTGAATTTTGCAGCAGCGGGAGAAGGTAAGTTGAATCAGCCTCCGAAAGGGTATAAGGCTTTGTTCAACGGTAAGGATTTAAGTGGCTGGAAAGGTCTCGTGGGCAACCCCAAGACTCGCGCGAAAATGAGCCCTGAAGAACTGGCGAAAGCACAAAAAAAAGCAGACCAGGAGATGCGCGATCACTGGAACGTCGTTGATGGTGTTCTTGTATTTGATGGCAAAGGAAAAAGTTTGTGTACTGCGAAGGACTACAAAAACTTTGATATGCTGGTAGACTGGAAAATCAAGAAAGACGGAGATAGTGGAATCTATCTGCGTGGATCACCCCAGGTGCAGATCTGGGATCCCGCGGTGAAGGCAGCCAACGGAGTCGGTTCCGGCGGACTGTACAATAATAAGAAGAATCCTGATAAGCCTCTGTTGACAGCAGACAACCCTGTGGGGGAATGGAATACGTTCCGGATTAAAATGGTCGGGGAGAAGGTCAGTGTCTGGTTAAATGGAAAATTGGTCGTCGATAATACGACACTGGAAAACTACTGGGAACGCGATAAACCCATTTATGAAACTGGCCAGATTGAATTACAGAATCACGGGAATACACTCTATTTTCGCAACGTGTTTATTAAAGAGCTGGATTAA
- a CDS encoding FG-GAP repeat domain-containing protein, with amino-acid sequence MRSDLKYKGGLCLLLSTLLMANGLAEETERGTPWEIHIIDQSSRGADGAKLADVDGDGLQDIATGWEEGGRTRIYHNPGPDHVKQLWPAITVGDTPQVEDAAWIDLDRDGRLEVVSCCEGKSQTVFVHWPPATKPFQNEWRQEFLPSSQRKMMWMFATPAQLDQQPGMELVAAGKGKGAQIGWFQPGENPRELANYQWKSLSPAGWIMSLFAIDMDGDGDQDLLTTDRKGKLRGCRWLENPGDLATSTTSPWKNHWVGGRDREVMFAHVADLDQDGLRDILVVTRIPDELLWFRRLDASGLKWEKQVIPFPNNTEHGKGVAVGDIDLDGQPDVVFSCGNANPPKSGMFWMSYSQQGSKETWQTHEISGPRGIKFDRIELLDLDADGDLDVLSCEERDQKKGLGVFWYENPVKSNRR; translated from the coding sequence ATGCGCAGTGATTTAAAATACAAGGGAGGGCTTTGCCTGTTGTTGAGTACGCTGCTCATGGCGAATGGGCTGGCAGAGGAAACAGAACGGGGAACGCCTTGGGAAATTCATATCATCGATCAATCTTCCCGAGGCGCTGATGGGGCCAAACTGGCTGATGTCGACGGAGATGGTTTGCAGGACATAGCCACCGGTTGGGAAGAAGGCGGTCGGACTCGCATTTATCACAATCCGGGGCCGGACCACGTCAAACAGCTTTGGCCAGCGATTACTGTTGGGGATACTCCTCAGGTGGAAGATGCTGCCTGGATTGATCTTGACCGTGATGGTCGACTGGAAGTGGTCAGTTGTTGCGAAGGAAAAAGCCAGACGGTGTTTGTGCATTGGCCACCTGCAACCAAGCCGTTTCAAAACGAATGGCGTCAGGAATTCCTGCCAAGCTCCCAGCGCAAAATGATGTGGATGTTTGCAACACCTGCCCAGTTGGATCAGCAACCAGGGATGGAGTTAGTCGCCGCCGGGAAAGGGAAAGGAGCACAAATCGGCTGGTTTCAGCCTGGAGAGAATCCGCGTGAACTTGCGAATTATCAATGGAAGTCTCTCTCTCCGGCTGGTTGGATCATGTCGCTGTTTGCGATTGATATGGACGGCGACGGAGATCAGGATCTGTTAACGACAGACCGCAAAGGAAAGCTACGTGGTTGTCGCTGGCTGGAAAATCCGGGAGATCTCGCTACTTCGACAACATCTCCCTGGAAAAATCATTGGGTGGGCGGCCGAGATCGGGAAGTGATGTTCGCGCACGTGGCGGATCTCGATCAGGATGGCTTACGTGACATTCTGGTGGTGACTCGTATCCCGGATGAATTGCTCTGGTTCCGTCGTCTGGATGCGAGTGGTCTGAAGTGGGAGAAGCAGGTGATCCCCTTTCCGAATAATACCGAGCACGGCAAAGGGGTAGCGGTCGGCGATATCGATTTAGATGGACAGCCCGACGTGGTCTTCAGTTGTGGAAATGCGAACCCACCCAAATCAGGAATGTTCTGGATGAGTTATTCTCAACAGGGATCAAAGGAGACCTGGCAGACGCATGAAATCAGCGGCCCACGCGGAATCAAGTTTGATCGGATTGAGCTGTTGGATCTTGATGCCGACGGTGATCTGGATGTGCTTTCGTGCGAAGAGCGAGATCAGAAAAAAGGATTGGGTGTGTTCTGGTACGAAAATCCGGTGAAATCGAATCGACGTTAA
- a CDS encoding efflux RND transporter periplasmic adaptor subunit, producing the protein MTTDESSSIENLWQEIEELVLGLAQLSRTEIASQTFYSELLSRAVRGMSALGGTLWIPDARGNWEILHSAGVNPETNPKSPLNSKEIEQHRRLLNEALQENRPATITAHAGLSDQLQGKNPLDENLILCPVAIIEHHPDPRTGLLEIVHQPPQSFAAQDGYLRFISALCEISQDYCQHKQLQKLQELESLWEEFERFSEHVHLHLDSEQTAYIIANEGRILINCDRLSVLQRTGSTYRLIAASGVDAIERRSESVQRLETLVGCIQSLNRPYWIMEAEEKYPPQITEPLHAYLDLASSRSLMIFPLQHITAETADSTPESRQQNRSDAQQLTIGAIVIEQFHEVTPGNTVLDRAIAVSRHGGTALHNALQFESYPFFPILKHWSHSPLRKKKMTWRNLIATGLALALICVILVFTPADFTIEGTGALQPVEQQNIFATADGIVDQILVHQGEQVQTGTTLVVLRDSDLELEFSRVRGEIQTAQKRLAVIQAARLELNPTDANALQQANRLTAEQEELNERLKSLHNQRALLKQQQDALTLKSPLPGEVLTWDLQEKLLARPVQRGQRLLTVADLKGPWILKMQVPDSEIGHVLEAQRQNKGPLSVSFLLLTDPDQTYQGTIETIAATAEPDKDGIPTVQITVKLDHESIKGLRPGASVLPQIDCGKRALGYVWLRRLFETVQREVFAF; encoded by the coding sequence ATGACGACCGATGAATCCTCCTCCATAGAGAATCTCTGGCAGGAAATTGAAGAGCTGGTCCTGGGGCTGGCTCAACTCTCCCGCACCGAGATAGCAAGCCAAACGTTTTACTCGGAGTTACTCTCGCGCGCTGTGCGAGGTATGTCTGCTCTGGGGGGGACGTTGTGGATTCCCGATGCGCGCGGAAATTGGGAAATTCTGCACTCTGCCGGTGTGAACCCGGAAACGAATCCCAAGTCGCCACTCAATTCAAAGGAAATCGAACAGCATCGTCGGCTGCTTAACGAAGCATTACAGGAAAACCGTCCGGCAACGATCACAGCGCATGCCGGACTGTCCGATCAACTTCAGGGTAAAAATCCGCTGGATGAAAATCTCATCCTGTGCCCGGTCGCTATTATTGAACATCATCCAGACCCACGCACGGGCCTTCTGGAAATCGTACACCAACCACCTCAATCCTTTGCTGCCCAGGATGGCTATCTCCGTTTCATTAGCGCCTTATGTGAAATCTCTCAAGACTACTGTCAGCACAAACAATTACAGAAACTGCAGGAACTCGAATCGCTGTGGGAAGAGTTCGAACGTTTTTCGGAGCACGTCCATTTACATTTAGACTCAGAGCAAACCGCGTATATCATCGCCAATGAAGGCAGAATTTTAATCAACTGCGATCGGCTTTCAGTCCTGCAGCGGACTGGGTCCACATACCGCCTGATCGCCGCCAGCGGTGTTGACGCCATAGAACGTCGGTCTGAATCGGTACAACGACTGGAAACGCTGGTCGGCTGCATCCAATCGCTGAATCGTCCTTACTGGATCATGGAAGCAGAGGAAAAATATCCACCACAGATTACCGAGCCATTACACGCCTATCTCGACCTGGCCTCTTCACGCTCATTGATGATCTTCCCCCTGCAGCACATTACCGCTGAAACAGCAGACAGCACTCCCGAATCCCGACAACAAAATCGATCAGACGCGCAGCAACTCACAATTGGTGCGATCGTAATCGAACAGTTTCATGAAGTCACACCGGGCAACACCGTGCTGGATCGGGCGATAGCGGTTTCGCGACACGGGGGAACCGCCCTGCATAATGCGCTGCAGTTCGAAAGCTATCCTTTCTTCCCGATTCTGAAACACTGGTCACATTCGCCACTCCGTAAAAAAAAGATGACGTGGCGCAACCTGATTGCCACCGGCCTGGCACTGGCACTGATCTGTGTAATTTTGGTTTTTACCCCCGCTGACTTTACCATCGAAGGCACCGGTGCACTGCAACCAGTCGAGCAGCAAAACATCTTTGCGACAGCGGATGGCATTGTCGACCAGATTCTCGTCCACCAGGGGGAGCAGGTTCAAACTGGCACAACTTTGGTTGTCTTGCGCGATTCCGATCTGGAACTGGAATTCAGTCGTGTTCGCGGGGAAATTCAGACGGCGCAAAAACGCCTGGCGGTCATTCAGGCAGCGCGACTGGAACTGAATCCGACTGATGCGAACGCCTTACAACAGGCCAACCGTCTGACCGCCGAACAGGAAGAACTGAATGAACGCCTGAAAAGTCTGCACAATCAACGGGCCTTACTCAAACAGCAACAAGATGCGTTGACTCTCAAAAGCCCACTTCCCGGTGAAGTCCTGACCTGGGATTTACAGGAGAAATTACTGGCCCGGCCCGTACAGCGCGGGCAGCGATTATTAACCGTTGCCGACCTGAAAGGCCCCTGGATCCTGAAAATGCAGGTTCCCGATTCCGAAATTGGTCATGTGCTCGAAGCACAACGGCAGAACAAAGGCCCGCTTAGCGTTTCGTTTCTCCTGTTAACTGACCCGGATCAAACCTATCAGGGCACGATTGAAACGATTGCCGCCACCGCTGAACCAGACAAGGATGGCATTCCCACGGTACAGATTACGGTGAAACTGGATCACGAATCGATCAAAGGACTGCGTCCCGGTGCCTCGGTACTTCCCCAGATTGACTGCGGGAAACGTGCACTGGGTTACGTCTGGCTCAGACGTCTATTCGAAACGGTGCAACGCGAAGTCTTTGCCTTTTAA